The genomic segment ACCAGCCGGTCCACTTCCAATAATAGCAACCTTTTTCCTGCAAACTAATAAGCAGCAGAACTATAGAAGCATGTCAATCCACAAAATATAAACTCCAACCCAACTAGAAGTTGCAATTTAGGTGAGACCTACAAGtggaagaaaataaacttaaaaagtaTACCATGTTCTATTGAGAAGTGGCCTTAGTATCATCCACCATTGCTCAAAGGTTTTATCTATGATGAAACATTCAATGATTTTGATAGAAACATAGTTCTCGATTATTCCAAGAACCTTCACATGGTGCAGGCCATACCCACCCAGTACATTCCAGGAAGTTGTTTCTCTTACGTAGATTATTCAAGGCTTCTTGCCATCTGTTATGGTAGACAAGTTCGTTGAATTCAGGGATCTTGTTACCAAAGGGACACCCAGAGATTTCTTgtgaatttttcaaaaaccaaaaatgttgAGCATTCATtcttgaaaaatcaaaatgcatTTTTTCCTTCacataaaattatttacaattaaTAAAAGGATAATATCTAATATGGGTTACATTCATATCCACTTagaaaccaaaatttaattatccaagagtttttttttgggttttaccaATAATTGATTTGATCCATTGCTAATTTCATACCTAAAATACTCTTAATGAAAACTcaattcttaattaattttgaatggCCTATTTCgtgaaaaatagtaaaattaaaggtaattttatatttatacttatcttttactaatataggatTCTCAAAAGAATCATTGTAACACTCCTAGTCGATTggaattataaaattatgtcCCTGTTGTACAATGATGTATATCAAAAGATCAAGTTCGTCTTTGCAACATCTAGTATTAATTCCACAAGATGTTGGGAATCTCCTTCCCTCATAACCAACTTGAAGTGTTCGCGTTATGCTAAGGATtgttttttaattcaatttcttcatgttttcaactaatttattataattttatgtatataggttaaataattaatcaaatttgttatgaagttacaatattttcaaaatatagtatatatatatatatatatatattatcagtCCCGTCTGAGTCTTTTTCTTGGACCCTAGATGAACTAAAAAATTTTTGGACcctttttacattaaattttttttggtcccttttattgaaagattttttctgaattttcgGTTGGTCTCTTCCTTGGCTTTGGCCCCTCCCGCTGCCCTGTTGAGCCAGGCTGTATGTTATTGAGAAATAGTGTTTTATATcattaaatacgaaattgttgtttgacaataaataaaatgaataacatATACATTATTTGCTTATACTTCCCAAAAATGGTAACTCAcgattaatatataaagaatctACACTTGCATTAAGCAAAGCAACGAATCCCCAACTTTGATTgccttttcttaaaaaaaaagaacaaatctttGAGAAACAATAGAAAGGAGGGAAGTCAGAtattatattctaaatttaCATTGGAAATTAAACATTTGCTGCACTTAGGACAGGTGGCTTGTGAGTTTTGCTGCAACTTAACTAATTACTcctgttgttcaaaaaaaaaaaaaaactaattactCCTCTTTTCTTCACAGTCCCCTGGCTAGAGCAGTACGTGTTTTGAAATGATCATCTCATGCATTTCGTGAATATACACTATATCAAGCCAACACACAACTAGAGGGTAGCACTAGCAGTGTGTTTTTGGTGTGTTCTCATTGTTCTATAAGTGAATGACTTCAGTTATCGAATCATAGACTCATAGAAACCACGCAAAATAAAGACCATAGATCAATCAACGACTGATCATTTAGACACCAAATGATAGCTAAAGACTTAAAGCCATTTTCTAGCAGTTTACAAACCTGTACATCAATAGACATCTTTCCTTTGGATCATCTCGtatatttttgtaaaccaaactcaaatcaTCCAAGATGGTGGAACATAAACTAATACTTTAGATGTtgcaaatcaaaaccaaagaaaattgaaattagAACCTATTTACAATTAGTCAGATAGACAGTATCTTAGTTTTGTAGTACTATTTAGTAATTAGTCacaattttcagaaaaaaaaaacacattcgcTAATTTTTCTTTAGAGGTTTATCACTTGGGGTATCGAAATGACGTCGTTTAGGCTTGGATCTGTGATCTTAGAACCCCTAAGCTACAAGGTGAGAGAGAAGTCCATTTTTGTCACCGGCGGAGAGGGAAGAAATTAAATGGCGGCGATGCTAATCGGAAGAGCTTTTAAATCGGTTAGAAACTCTTCTAATCTGGCCGTTCGTGCTCGATCCTTCTGTACGGCATCCGCCGCTCGTCAACCCGATTCCGATACCCAGCCATCGgaatcttcttcgtcttcttcttcgtcttcgtcgttCACGTTcgagaaagaaaatgagaaacccATCTTAGTGAAAGCTCCCAACACTCGCCGGAAGAACGACTCGGAGTCAGTGACGATGCCGACGTCTTTTATGACGGGTTCGATCGTTGGGAAGAGGTTTTACAAGAAAGTGACGACGAGGGAAGCTGATTATGGGAATGGATGGACTGTGATGCTCGATTACAGAACCCTTAAAACCCCTTCCAAAAGACCTCTCAAGCTTCGTTCTTTGGCTCTCGCTAAGGCCATTGCTGCTGAATGGGAGTATCAGGTTTGTTCCACTATTCACAAAATTCGATCTGGTTTGCTTCTAAAGTTTACTCCTTTAAGCTAGTGATCAGTAATGGGTTTGGTTGAATTTAGCTAGAATCCTTGTGATTGTGTCTGCTCGTTGCTCATTCAACTTAAAGGTGAGAGCTTGCTGTTGTTAGTTCAATGACCATCTAATCTATTGTGTTCTTTAGCGTCCCTAATGTTTGATCGGGTTCTCTGTGTTTACGATCTGAGTTCTAATGTGTGTTTTCAATAGGTAGTAAATTCGATAGTGTTCTGAAGCTCTGATCTTGATGGATTTTAGCTAAATTATCTGTAATTGGATTGTTGAGTGTTGTTTGCATCGATGAACATCTAATTGATTGTGTTCTTTAGAGTGCATAATGTTTTGATCAGTTTCTAGGTTTCACTATTTTGAGTGCTAATGTGATCGATAGGTCGAGTATTCGAAATTCGATACTGTTCTGAAGCTGATCAACAAAGAGTTTGATGGAATCTAGCTAAAATTATTGTAACTGGCTCTGTTCGTTGTTTTTTCAACGTCTGTTGTTTATATCTAATCTACTATTTTTGAGGAGTTTTTAATGTTTGATGGGATTCTGGGCATTGCAATCTGAGTTCTGTGAAGTGATTAATAGGTTGAAATTTGTATTAGTGGAAGTGAGATGTAAAGCACCAGACTTGCCCTTCTCTGCTCATTTTTTATTGTGATTCTACTTATGCTTGTGCGATGACTGACTTGGTATCAACACGATGATCATGTGTAGCTAACAGAAGGGATCAGACCATTCACAATGCCGCTCATGAGACTAGCATGTACTGCACTTGAAAGAGTTCCTCTTACGCGTTCAAAGATCATCGAACATCTAGCGAGAAAGTTACATCAAGATCTAGTCTTTTTCCGAGCGCCTGAAGATAATGATCTAACTAGTGACGTCCATGGTATAATACACTTTCTCTTCAGTTCCACTAACCTTGTAGATTTTACCCTtattgagttgtgtcttttgcAGAAATTCAGGTAGAGAGTATTGATCCTCTACTTGAGTGGGTGGAATCACAGTTTGGGGTCAAACCGAAAGTGTATTCTAGTATCTTCGGGGGTAAACAAGACGACAAGCTAGTGAAAGCAGTAGAAGATCTGCTCAAGAAGACAAATGATGGTGAACTTGCAAGCATTGATGCACTCCAAGCATCAGCTCACTCTATAGTAATCGCTCTCGGCATCTTCTGTGGGAAATTGCAGATCGATGATGCAATCAAATTGATTCGACTTGAAGAAGATTTACAGGTTTCCTTCCTTTTGTCACTCGCCAGCTAACATCTATTGCTTTGACATTCTATGTAAAAGCAATACATCTATTGCTTTCTATGTAAAACTAATCTTTCTCGCACGTTTCATGCAGGTGGACAAATGGGGACTAGTGGAAGGCGGGCATGACATTGATATCGCTGATCTAAAAGTTCAGATTGCATCAGCGACAGTGTTTCTTGCTCTATCCCGTGATAACTGATCACCAGTCTCTCGTTTTGCTCAACACATTTTTTAAAGAAGGCTTATCTTTAAGCTAATCTGTTTGTAGAATAGATAATTTACCTTCCAAGTTCCTAGAGATAAAATGTAAACATTTTGTTCCCTCTATTCGCAAATAAAGCAAAACTCAAAAACCGTTTGTTTTAAGGCAAATGCTGAGGTTATAGATTATAACGAGATGTAGTTTAAAACTTTTGAGTGTTTTATTGCTTCATTTTGTAGGCAATAAATTTCAGCAAGATGTACCACGAAATCATCTGCTCTGACATCTTGTAACAGCAGTACAAGAATAGATCCAAAATCAGAGTTTCTTGCAGATTATTTTATTAAGCATCAAAAACCCATCGGCAGATGAGTTACCACTAGTACTGCGTGTGTGATTTGTTGTTCAACCAGATTGCTGAAGCTGCTTGATGTGTGTGATCTGTTTTCCTGGGTTCAATCCCTTTGGACAGGCACGAGCACAGTTCAAGATTGTGTGGCATCGATACAGCTTGAATTCATCGTTAATTGCTTCGAGCCTTTCCTTAGTGTACTCATCTCGGCTATCNNNNNNNNNNNNNNNNNNNNNNNNNNNNNNNNNNNNNNNNNNNNNNNNNNNNNNNNNNNNNNNNNNNNNNNNNNNNNNNNNNNNNNNNNNNNNNNNNNNNNNNNNNNNNNNNNNNNNNNNNNNNNNNNNNNNN from the Camelina sativa cultivar DH55 chromosome 12, Cs, whole genome shotgun sequence genome contains:
- the LOC104732751 gene encoding ATP synthase mitochondrial F1 complex assembly factor 2 isoform X1: MAAMLIGRAFKSVRNSSNLAVRARSFCTASAARQPDSDTQPSESSSSSSSSSSFTFEKENEKPILVKAPNTRRKNDSESVTMPTSFMTGSIVGKRFYKKVTTREADYGNGWTVMLDYRTLKTPSKRPLKLRSLALAKAIAAEWEYQLTEGIRPFTMPLMRLACTALERVPLTRSKIIEHLARKLHQDLVFFRAPEDNDLTSDVHEIQVESIDPLLEWVESQFGVKPKVYSSIFGGKQDDKLVKAVEDLLKKTNDGELASIDALQASAHSIVIALGIFCGKLQIDDAIKLIRLEEDLQVDKWGLVEGGHDIDIADLKVQIASATVFLALSRDN
- the LOC104732751 gene encoding ATP synthase mitochondrial F1 complex assembly factor 2 isoform X2; its protein translation is MAAMLIGRAFKSVRNSSNLAVRARSFCTASAARQPDSDTQPSESSSSSSSSSSFTFEKENEKPILVKAPNTRRKNDSESVTMPTSFMTGSIVGKRFYKKVTTREADYGNGWTVMLDYRTLKTPSKRPLKLRSLALAKAIAAEWEYQLTEGIRPFTMPLMRLACTALERVPLTRSKIIEHLARKLHQDLVFFRAPEDNDLTSDVHEIQVESIDPLLEWVESQFGVKPKVYSSIFGGKQDDKLVKAVEDLLKKTNDGELASIDALQASAHSIVIALGIFCGKLQIDDAIKLIRLEEDLQVDKWGLVEGGHDIDIADLKVQIASATVFLALSRDN